From the genome of Candidozyma auris chromosome 2, complete sequence, one region includes:
- a CDS encoding 2-(3-amino-3-carboxypropyl)histidine synthase — translation MPSADLIAPALSTAQDEETFSYAKVDVAEKKRLHLNLQPDEDYLGKIYEYYNLNEVAEFLRQKDEAGVSPRYKRVTLQFPDSLVCDAAAVTQQLQRVLGLTVATDESATNCDKGCQVSCCKTNTDKESNKEKEKENDTIFNSPQTLWVLADTSYSSCCVDEVAAEHVKADLLIHFGDACLNAVSKLPCAYVFGKPLVDIHKLVDQFKGRYPEKDAKVVLMGDAPHTYILHHLKESLSEYTNLVIGDVEALAAPILGYKPMPARATSLRALNRVYHGLDEDDSALANYDLFHITAPETPRLLQLTTKFSSVTLFDPLDNSVSQGPYPNLMRRYRYMHMARAAGTIGILVNTLSLSNTREVINGIAKKIKEAGKKHYIFVVGKPNVAKLANFEAIDLWCVLGCDHQGIIVDQNNEYFKAIVTPYELLLALSDELSWTGQWVTDFKSILSEIGNESDDEQDEAKKEFKEVVDGSDSDEDAPMFDPVTGKFTSNAKPLRRLQHLQITQEADPESQLPDSTALVQKLSSAIALRNTVSTSAAHLQNRAWTGLGSDFRNQEDDSESDFDESGAAVEEGASGIARGYDYDRTNKSQGSSFGA, via the coding sequence ATGCCTCTGGCCGACCTAATAGCGCCTGCTCTTTCTACTGCTCAGGATGAGGAGACTTTTAGCTATGCGAAAGTTGACGTTGCCGAGAAGAAACGGTTGCATCTAAATCTCCAGCCTGATGAGGATTATCTAGGCAAGATCTATGAGTACTACAATTTAAACGAAGTGGCTGAATTCCTCAGGCagaaagatgaagcagGAGTATCTCCGAGGTACAAGAGAGTGACTCTTCAGTTTCCTGATTCCCTCGTATGTGATGCTGCTGCAGTCACCCAGCAGTTGCAGAGGGTCCTAGGTCTCACAGTTGCAACCGATGAGTCCGCGACAAACTGTGACAAAGGTTGTCAGGTTAGCTGTTGCAAGACGAACACTGATAAAGAAAGCAAtaaggaaaaagaaaaagaaaacgacACCATCTTTAATAGTCCTCAAACGCTCTGGGTTCTAGCGGACACTTCTTACTCTTCTTGCTGTGTAGACGAAGTGGCAGCTGAGCATGTCAAGGCTGATCTTCTTATCCACTTTGGTGACGCCTGCCTCAATGCTGTTTCCAAACTCCCCTGTGCATACGTTTTTGGGAAACCTCTTGTGGATATACACAAGCTAGTTGACCAATTCAAGGGCCGGTACCCAGAGAAAGATGCTAAAGTTGTGCTCATGGGAGATGCTCCACACACGTATATCTTACATCATTTGAAGGAATCTCTTCTGGAGTATACAAATTTGGTGATTGGTGATGTTGAGGCGCTTGCAGCCCCCATTCTCGGGTACAAACCAATGCCAGCCAGAGCAACGAGCCTCAGAGCGCTTAACCGAGTTTATCATGGTCTAGACGAAGACGATCTGGCGTTGGCTAACTATGATTTGTTTCATATTACAGCACCAGAGACGCCTCGGTTGCTCCAGCTCACTACAAAGTTTCTGCTGGTGACTCTTTTCGATCCGCTAGACAACAGCGTCTCTCAAGGTCCGTATCCGAACTTGATGCGTCGTTACAGATACATGCATATGGCGAGAGCGGCAGGTACCATCGGCATCTTGGTGAACACGCTTTCGCTCAGCAACACGCGAGAAGTGATCAACGGAATCgccaaaaaaattaaagagGCAGGCAAAAAGCACTACATTTTCGTTGTGGGCAAACCCAACGTGGCTAAGTTGGCGAACTTCGAGGCTATCGACCTTTGGTGCGTTCTCGGATGCGACCACCAGGGCATTATTGTCGATCAGAACAATGAGTACTTCAAGGCAATCGTTACTCCATACGAGTTATTGTTGGCCCTCAGTGACGAATTGTCGTGGACAGGCCAGTGGGTGACCGATTTCAAAAGCATCTTGAGTGAGATTGGCAATGAGCTGGATGATGAACAAGACgaagccaagaaggagtttAAAGAAGTAGTCGACGGCTCTGATTCCGACGAAGACGCACCCATGTTTGATCCAGTGACAGGCAAATTCACCAGTAACGCCAAACCGCTCAGGCGACTCCAGCACCTCCAGATCACGCAAGAAGCAGATCCTGAATCGCAACTACCAGACTCCACAGCCCTTGTTCAGAAACTTTCTCTGGCCATAGCCCTCCGCAACACTGTCTCGACCTCAGCAGcgcatcttcaaaatcgaGCATGGACTGGGTTGGGCAGTGATTTCAGGAACCAAGAAGACGATAGCGAAAGTGACTTCGACGAAAGCGGTGCTGCTGTTGAAGAGGGTGCCCTGGGAATCGCGAGGGGCTACGATTATGATAGAACAAACAAGAGCCAGGGATCCTCTTTTGGTGCTTGA
- the MUC1 gene encoding Muc1p, whose amino-acid sequence MSFWDNNKDSFKAAGLATARGIGRGTKAVSKAGYNTYKSHEAKRKGLPPPDQGNSSSSAPPPPVDYQYKPPDKETLASLPKPVKRNVGAYEPPKPGEKSKYPTVSAQSQQNTMTQGQPQYYPQNQGYQQQQDQGFQQQGYQTQPQVSQQPQYQQPQYQQPQYQQPQYQQPQQQQQFQQPSPQPSQQQYQQPHQPSYQQTPQDQSQYQQQTQPPAYVQAPGTAPAAAPAPISSQAPAYTATGAPPVAQRNAPPPPPRSDSSSIPPSGPRREAVSPDHSTGSSKQSMFRPDVDLSQFAPPPIHKDRGSTESSPAPKHASLTGSSIPSKESVAPSNPPVTQSPGIRQHQSTAPDPTKFAPPPPIRRGGQPPAPTAPTNAADAPTSGTMPVLPANQNSPAIPPARGPPPALPSRNSDSTAASKPAKVPPPKPATKPSFSSHPSSTSTSTVLPPSLPDREPRTNSPPPPYKVTENEAESNEPARAAQNFSDSSSTGPNFAAEIARLRSTVSTLSTEDETTVSKKVPPPKPAKPSKPAKPAKLVNTSSVASPAVAAKPKIAAKPEITPKPEVAAKSEISAMADELKSTMPKPQVAKKPEVAAKPSADAAAGIKTAPPPLPRRESHPGNQTNVVPPRKLPPVTPVVQPKPQVTPQPSPKPTPSEQQAAPPPPKRNYERKPAPLPPQASAASAMGEALPSPHQNGPPNLDLEMGSGWFMVTDGPIEFPRALSGLNYTTSYMYSTRGGPGGMKKTSTRELTVRLKDLARVKYKFKWENDDVQSATVEIAEFMPSPITHRVPSNAELVAYSQQYGEHVAAWALHHEGQRVDRGECWDLAKFALEKGCGKHAFISTYTHHGFPILEVHGSPNGATVVRPQADEIRRGDILQFTTAKFENKATGSWSTAGDPDHTSVVIDKVGAKVMVLEQNVGGVKIVKRGEYEIGNITQGSVVGYRPMPASWIE is encoded by the coding sequence ATGTCATTCTGGGATAACAATAAGGACAGTTTTAAAGCTGCTGGTTTGGCCACCGCCCGAGGAATTGGTCGTGGCACAAAGGCTGTCAGCAAAGCCGGCTACAACACCTACAAGAGCCATGAAGCCAAAAGGAAAGGGCTACCTCCTCCAGATCAGGGGAATTCCAGCTCCAGTGCTCCTCCTCCCCCAGTGGACTACCAGTACAAGCCTCCAGATAAGGAGACGTTGGCGCTGTTGCCCAAACCCGTAAAGAGAAACGTGGGAGCGTACGAGCCTCCCAAGCCAGGTGAGAAGTCGAAGTACCCTACTGTATCAGCTCAGAGTCAGCAGAATACAATGACTCAAGGGCAGCCGCAGTATTACCCGCAAAATCAAGGCtatcagcaacaacaagacCAGGGATTCCAACAACAGGGTTACCAGACTCAGCCTCAAGTTTCACAACAACCTCAATACCAACAACCTCAATACCAACAACCTCAATACCAACAACCTCAATAccaacaacctcaacaacaacagcaatTCCAGCAGCCATCTCCCCAGCCTAGCCAACAACAGTACCAGCAGCCACATCAACCTCTGTACCAGCAAACTCCACAGGATCAGAGTCAGTATCAACAGCAGACACAACCTCCAGCGTACGTTCAGGCACCAGGGACTGCTCCAGCTGCTGCCCCAGCCCCAATTTCAAGCCAAGCCCCAGCTTATACCGCCACTGGTGCCCCGCCAGTTGCCCAAAGAAatgctcctcctccacctcccAGGTCAGACTCGTCCTCAATTCCGCCTTCAGGGCCTCGGCGTGAAGCGGTTTCTCCCGACCATAGCACCGGAAGCTCCAAGCAGTCAATGTTTAGACCGGATGTCGATCTCTCTCAGTTTGCACCTCCTCCTATCCATAAAGATAGGGGAAGCACAGAGTCGTCGCCAGCACCTAAGCATGCCAGTTTAACTGGTCTGTCAATTCCGAGCAAGGAATCTGTTGCACCCTCCAATCCTCCTGTGACACAGCTGCCAGGTATAAGACAGCATCAAAGCACTGCGCCTGACCCTACAAAGTTTGcgcctcctcctccaattCGTAGAGGTGGTCAACCACCAGCTCCAACGGCTCCAACGAATGCAGCTGATGCGCCCACATCAGGAACAATGCCGGTTTTACCTGCAAATCAAAATTCTCCAGCTATACCACCCGCTAGGGGACCCCCTCCTGCGTTACCACTGAGAAACTCTGATCTGACGGCTGCCAGTAAACCTGCCAAGGTACCACCGCCAAAACCAGCGACCAAGCCTTCATTTTCGTCGcatccttcatcaacatcaacttcGACGGTCCTACCACCTAGCTTACCTGATAGAGAACCCCGTACGAAttctccacctccaccataTAAAGTCACTGAGAATGAGGCGGAGTCGAATGAACCAGCCCGAGCTgctcaaaatttttctgATTCTTCGTCGACTGGGCCAAACTTTGCAGCTGAAATAGCCCGTTTAAGAAGTACTGTTTCTACGTTGTCGACTGAGGACGAGACTACAGTTCTGAAAAAAGTGCCTCCTCCAAAACCGGCTAAACCCTCTAAGCCTGCCAAACCAGCTAAACTCGTCAACACTCTGAGCGTTGCAAGCcctgctgttgctgctaAACCCAAAATCGCTGCAAAACCTGAGATCACTCCAAAGCCTGAAGTTGCCGCAAAATCCGAAATCAGCGCAATGGCTGATGAATTAAAGAGCACTATGCCGAAGCCacaagttgcaaagaaaccTGAGGTAGCTGCAAAACCATCAGCAGATGCCGCTGCTGGCATAAAGACTGCCCCTCCACCTTtaccaagaagagaatctCATCCAGGGAATCAAACAAATGTGGTGCCTCCACGCAAACTCCCCCCTGTGACTCCTGTTGTACAGCCAAAGCCTCAAGTGACACCACAACCTTCGCCAAAACCTACGCCTTCTGAGCAGCAGGCtgctccaccaccaccaaagCGGAACTACGAAAGAAAACCGGCTCCTTTGCCACCTCAAGCTTCTGCAGCGTCTGCCATGGGTGAAGCGCTTCCATCACCTCACCAGAATGGTCCTCCTAACTTGGACCTTGAAATGGGCAGCGGCTGGTTCATGGTTACAGATGGACCTATTGAGTTCCCAAGAGCTTTAAGTGGATTGAACTACACCACCTCGTACATGTATTCCACTCGAGGTGGACCGGGAGGCATGAAGAAAACATCTACAAGGGAATTGACTGTTCGTCTCAAGGACTTGGCTCGGGTCAAGTACAAATTCAAATGGGAGAATGACGATGTTCAAAGTGCAACTGTGGAGATTGCCGAATTCATGCCCTCGCCAATCACACATAGAGTGCCTCTGAATGCTGAACTCGTTGCCTACAGTCAGCAATATGGAGAGCATGTAGCTGCGTGGGCGCTTCATCACGAAGGGCAGAGGGTAGATCGTGGAGAGTGCTGGGACCTTGCGAAGTTTGCTTTGGAAAAAGGCTGTGGAAAACATGCTTTCATATCAACGTATACTCATCATGGATTCCCCATTTTGGAAGTGCATGGTTCACCCAATGGTGCTACAGTGGTGCGTCCTCAGGCTGACGAGATAAGAAGAGGAGACATTCTTCAGTTCACCACGGCCAAATTCGAAAACAAGGCCACGGGAAGCTGGCTGACAGCAGGAGATCCCGACCATACATCGGTGGTGATTGATAAAGTAGGTGCCAAAGTTATGGTACTTGAGCAGAACGTGGGCGGCGTGAAAATTGTGAAGAGAGGCGAGTATGAGATTGGAAATATTACTCAAGGATCTGTTGTTGGTTACAGGCCCATGCCTGCCAGCTGGATTGAATAA
- the SPC2 gene encoding signal peptidase complex subunit SPC2: MSSGKKVNLNSITDLRNYLEEQLPTVFGHFGYEQSFTLIDIKLALGCVTVAIAGFLFWLDKNYSFNDTYYVILGAVALYFVVSCILLYFTSGPGYKNNKYVGKKKQDTISVYGWTTKYDPIYHVKVVLNGNEQSSTSKEIPFTRLYDAFGYFNQEAAVNEFRELVEKKSQ; encoded by the exons ATGTCCAGCGGAAAGAAGGTGAACCTTAA CTCCATCACGGATTTGAGAAACTATCTTGAAGAGCAGCTTCCTACTGTTTTTGGCCACTTTGGCTATGAACAGTCTTTTACATTGATAGATATAAAGCTTGCTCTTGGATGCGTCACAGTGGCCATTGCCgggtttcttttttggtTGGACAAGAATTACTCTTTTAACGATACATATTATGTCATATTGGGCGCCGTGGCGTTATATTTCGTCGTAAGTTGCATATTACTATACTTCACCTCAGGTCCTGGCtacaagaacaacaagtacgtgggaaagaagaaacaggaCACCATTTCCGTTTACGGGTGGACGACGAAGTACGACCCAATATACCATGTGAAAGTTGTCCTCAATGGCAACGAGCAGAGTTCTACCTCTAAGGAGATTCCTTTCACCAGGTTGTACGATGCATTTGGCTACTTTAACCAGGAGGCAGCCGTGAACGAGTTTAGagagttggtggagaaaaagagccaATAG